In Sulfurisphaera javensis, a single genomic region encodes these proteins:
- a CDS encoding NAD(P)/FAD-dependent oxidoreductase: protein MPKVLVLGARFGGLTAAYTLKRLVGKAADIKVINQSRFSYFRPALPHVSVNYMDVDQLKIDLAQALPEKGIQFQEGTVLKIDARNSKVIYRKPDGSEVEEGYDYVIVAIGAHLATELVKGWDQYGYSVCEPEYAVKTRERLMNWQGGNIAIGSGFFYQGHNPAPNVPKNFVPNADAACEGPVFEMSLMLSGYLKKKGVWNKTKITVFSPGEYLSDLSPASRKAVAEIYKSMGIELIHNFKIKEIREHEIVSEDGKTILSDLTILIPPYTGNPALKASTPDLVDDGGFIPTDLNMVSIKYDNVYAVGDANSLTVPKLGYLAVQTGRIAAQHLARRLGFNVKIDKYYPTIVCVADNPYENFAVAVKDDTWYGGSVSEAIPSQANHLKKELFTKYFMWTKGDMALEKFLASW from the coding sequence ATGCCAAAGGTTCTAGTTTTAGGTGCAAGGTTTGGCGGTTTAACAGCTGCATATACTTTAAAGAGATTAGTAGGAAAAGCCGCAGATATTAAGGTAATAAATCAAAGCAGATTTTCATATTTTAGACCAGCATTACCTCATGTTTCAGTAAACTACATGGATGTAGACCAATTAAAAATCGATTTAGCACAAGCTCTTCCAGAAAAAGGTATTCAATTCCAAGAGGGAACTGTACTAAAAATTGACGCAAGAAATAGTAAAGTAATCTATAGAAAACCTGACGGTTCTGAGGTAGAAGAAGGATATGACTATGTTATAGTAGCAATTGGTGCGCATTTAGCAACTGAACTCGTTAAAGGCTGGGATCAATATGGTTATAGTGTTTGCGAACCGGAATACGCTGTTAAAACAAGAGAAAGATTAATGAATTGGCAAGGAGGAAATATTGCAATTGGTTCTGGATTCTTCTATCAAGGTCATAATCCAGCTCCTAACGTGCCAAAGAATTTCGTCCCAAATGCTGATGCTGCTTGTGAAGGACCGGTATTTGAAATGAGTTTAATGCTTTCTGGTTATTTAAAGAAGAAAGGGGTGTGGAATAAGACTAAAATCACTGTCTTCTCACCAGGGGAATACTTATCAGATTTATCTCCAGCATCTAGAAAGGCTGTAGCAGAAATTTATAAGAGCATGGGTATTGAATTAATTCATAACTTTAAGATTAAGGAGATTAGAGAGCACGAAATAGTAAGTGAAGATGGCAAAACCATTCTATCAGACTTAACAATTTTAATCCCACCATATACCGGAAATCCAGCACTAAAAGCCTCAACTCCAGACTTAGTCGATGACGGTGGTTTCATACCAACAGATTTGAACATGGTATCTATTAAATATGATAATGTATACGCTGTTGGAGACGCAAACTCATTAACAGTTCCAAAACTAGGTTATCTAGCTGTTCAAACTGGTAGAATTGCTGCTCAACATTTAGCTAGGAGATTAGGTTTCAATGTAAAGATTGATAAATATTATCCAACTATAGTATGTGTAGCTGATAACCCATATGAGAACTTTGCTGTAGCAGTTAAAGATGATACATGGTATGGCGGTAGTGTATCTGAGGCAATTCCATCACAAGCGAACCACTTGAAGAAAGAACTATTCACAAAATACTTCATGTGGACTAAAGGAGATATGGCATTAGAGAAGTTCTTAGCGAGCTGGTGA